The proteins below come from a single Flavobacterium lindanitolerans genomic window:
- a CDS encoding gliding motility lipoprotein GldH, with amino-acid sequence MSLKNSLLFVFAAILLVSCDKKRVFDQYKSVGKEWHKDSIATFTYNNQDTAKAYNLFINLRSNNDYPFNNIFLIVAMEAPGGLTKVDTLEYQMANPDGTLLGEGFSDVKESKLYFKEKYKFKSLGDYKIGIMQALRQTGKVNGVESLAGITEVGFRVEKLD; translated from the coding sequence ATGAGCCTAAAAAATAGCTTACTATTTGTTTTTGCAGCAATACTTTTGGTTTCCTGCGATAAGAAAAGGGTTTTTGACCAATATAAGTCGGTTGGAAAAGAATGGCATAAAGACAGTATTGCAACCTTTACTTATAACAACCAGGACACCGCAAAGGCGTATAATTTGTTTATAAACCTGCGTTCCAATAATGACTATCCTTTCAACAATATTTTCCTTATTGTTGCTATGGAAGCGCCGGGCGGATTAACAAAAGTCGATACGCTCGAATACCAAATGGCGAATCCGGACGGAACCTTATTGGGCGAAGGCTTTTCTGATGTAAAAGAAAGTAAGCTTTATTTTAAAGAAAAATACAAATTCAAATCCTTAGGAGATTACAAGATTGGTATAATGCAGGCACTCCGCCAGACAGGAAAAGTAAATGGAGTAGAATCACTGGCAGGAATAACAGAAGTCGGCTTTAGAGTAGAAAAATTAGATTAG
- a CDS encoding PSP1 domain-containing protein, which yields MACTSCSTSDGSAPKGCQNKGTCGTDSCNKLTVFDWLSNMSLPNGEAPFDCVEVRFKNGRKEFYRNPEKLSLSMGDIVATESSPGHDVGIVTLTGELVKIQMKKKSVNPASNEILKIYRKATQKDIDIWSEARAKEEPMKVRAREIAIALKLEMKISDIEFQGDGSKATFYYTANDRVDFRQLIKDFAREFNTRIEMKQVGFRQEAARLGGIGSCGRELCCSTWLTDFRSVNTSAARYQQLSLNPQKLAGQCGKLKCCLNYELDTYMDALQHFPDFDTKLITEKGDAVCQKQDIFKGLMWFAYTNNFANWHVLKVEQVNEIIAENKQKRKVSSLEDYVLEVTQEPEKDFNNAVGQESLTRFDQPKKKKRPKKRKQTATADSPVTEKPVNENKNPNGNQNKNNNRNHNKNRPQKPANEKKPDNKNNNNNRPKNEPKK from the coding sequence ATGGCTTGTACCAGTTGTTCAACGTCTGATGGCAGTGCGCCAAAAGGCTGTCAAAATAAAGGGACTTGCGGCACCGATAGCTGCAACAAATTAACCGTATTTGACTGGCTGTCAAATATGAGCCTTCCTAACGGCGAGGCTCCGTTTGACTGCGTAGAAGTACGTTTTAAAAACGGAAGGAAGGAATTTTACAGAAATCCTGAAAAACTTTCGCTTAGCATGGGAGATATTGTGGCTACAGAATCTTCTCCCGGACATGATGTTGGAATTGTAACCCTGACCGGAGAACTGGTAAAGATACAAATGAAGAAAAAGTCGGTTAACCCTGCGAGTAATGAGATTCTTAAGATTTACCGCAAGGCTACCCAAAAAGATATCGATATCTGGTCTGAAGCACGTGCCAAGGAAGAACCAATGAAAGTAAGGGCGCGCGAAATTGCCATTGCACTAAAACTGGAAATGAAAATTTCTGATATTGAGTTTCAGGGCGACGGTTCGAAAGCAACTTTTTACTATACCGCTAACGACCGCGTCGATTTCAGACAGTTAATTAAAGACTTTGCCAGAGAATTCAACACCAGAATTGAAATGAAACAGGTTGGTTTCCGTCAGGAAGCTGCCCGTTTGGGAGGAATTGGTTCCTGTGGAAGAGAACTCTGCTGTTCCACCTGGCTGACCGATTTCAGAAGTGTCAACACCTCAGCAGCAAGATACCAGCAACTGTCATTAAACCCACAAAAATTGGCGGGACAATGCGGAAAATTAAAATGCTGTCTTAATTATGAGCTGGACACTTATATGGACGCATTGCAGCATTTTCCGGATTTTGACACCAAATTAATAACAGAAAAAGGTGATGCCGTTTGCCAGAAACAGGACATTTTTAAAGGCCTGATGTGGTTCGCATATACCAATAATTTTGCAAACTGGCATGTTCTTAAAGTAGAACAGGTCAATGAAATTATTGCAGAAAATAAACAGAAAAGGAAAGTTTCTTCGTTAGAAGATTATGTGCTTGAAGTAACTCAGGAACCGGAAAAAGATTTCAACAATGCTGTTGGACAGGAAAGCTTAACCCGTTTTGACCAGCCGAAGAAAAAGAAAAGGCCGAAAAAGCGTAAGCAGACTGCAACGGCAGACAGTCCTGTTACTGAAAAACCGGTAAACGAAAACAAGAATCCGAACGGAAATCAAAACAAAAATAACAACCGAAATCACAATAAAAACAGGCCACAAAAACCTGCAAACGAAAAGAAACCGGATAACAAAAACAACAATAACAACCGTCCAAAAAATGAGCCTAAAAAATAG
- a CDS encoding rhodanese-related sulfurtransferase produces MQLYNTLSAEERAALIDEAGKQRLTLSFYAYAKIEDPKKFRDDLFIAWNELDALGRTYVAKEGINAQMSVPAENLEAFRETLERYDFMKDIRLNVAVEQDDHSFLKLTVKVRDKIVADGLDDDTFDVTDIGVHLKAKEFNQILEDPNTIVVDFRNHYESEIGHFKGAITPDVETFRESLPIINEQLKDYKEDKNLVMYCTGGIRCEKASAYFKHQGFKNVFQLEGGIINYAKQIKEENLESKFIGKNFVFDHRLGERITDDIISQCHQCGKPCDNHTNCENEGCHLLFIQCDECKAIMENCCSTECQEIIHMPLVEQVKLRRGVKNGNMIFRKGKSEKLKFKHSGELSDMPLAKAGNDIPEAVKPKDIRQKIKIKKTLLGKAEHYFVKAGIGQFLIEKDELKINDKIIISGPSTGNQELQISQMFVNGTEAAVAKPGDKVTLALPFRIRLSDKLYKVLD; encoded by the coding sequence ATGCAACTGTACAACACTTTAAGCGCAGAAGAAAGAGCGGCACTTATTGACGAGGCCGGCAAACAGCGACTCACGCTGTCATTCTATGCGTATGCCAAAATTGAAGACCCGAAAAAATTTCGCGACGATTTATTTATAGCCTGGAACGAGCTTGATGCACTTGGCCGAACTTATGTTGCCAAAGAAGGAATCAACGCCCAAATGTCTGTTCCTGCGGAAAATTTGGAAGCTTTTCGTGAAACATTAGAAAGATATGATTTCATGAAAGACATACGCCTGAATGTAGCTGTGGAGCAGGACGACCACTCTTTCCTGAAACTGACGGTTAAAGTACGTGATAAGATTGTTGCTGACGGATTAGATGATGATACTTTTGACGTAACCGATATTGGCGTGCACCTAAAAGCTAAAGAATTCAATCAGATTTTGGAAGACCCAAATACCATTGTTGTTGATTTCAGAAATCACTACGAAAGCGAAATCGGCCATTTCAAAGGTGCCATAACGCCCGATGTAGAAACATTCCGCGAGTCATTACCCATAATCAACGAGCAATTAAAAGATTATAAAGAAGATAAAAATCTGGTGATGTACTGTACCGGAGGAATCCGTTGTGAAAAAGCTTCTGCTTATTTCAAACACCAGGGATTTAAGAACGTATTCCAGTTGGAAGGCGGTATTATCAATTATGCCAAACAAATCAAGGAAGAAAACCTGGAAAGCAAATTCATTGGAAAGAATTTTGTTTTTGACCACAGGTTGGGCGAACGCATTACCGATGATATCATTTCACAATGCCACCAATGCGGAAAACCGTGTGACAATCACACCAATTGCGAAAATGAAGGCTGCCACTTATTATTCATCCAATGTGATGAATGTAAGGCCATCATGGAAAACTGTTGTTCTACAGAATGCCAGGAAATCATCCATATGCCGTTGGTAGAACAGGTAAAACTACGTCGCGGTGTGAAAAACGGAAACATGATTTTCAGAAAAGGAAAATCTGAAAAATTAAAATTCAAACATTCCGGAGAATTGTCTGATATGCCTTTGGCAAAAGCCGGCAATGATATTCCTGAAGCTGTTAAACCAAAAGACATCCGACAAAAAATCAAGATAAAGAAAACTTTACTTGGAAAAGCGGAGCATTATTTTGTAAAAGCCGGAATCGGGCAATTTCTGATTGAAAAAGACGAATTAAAAATCAATGACAAAATTATTATTTCAGGTCCGTCAACAGGAAATCAGGAATTACAAATCTCTCAAATGTTTGTAAACGGCACAGAAGCAGCAGTTGCAAAGCCTGGAGATAAAGTAACCTTAGCTCTTCCTTTTCGAATTCGACTTTCAGATAAATTATACAAGGTTCTGGACTAA
- a CDS encoding TonB-dependent receptor has protein sequence MKNIALLFLIFSFHNFYAQEKGAISGKITSEGIAVTDADIKILGTNFGTSSDSLGNYKIDNIPAGNYKIQVAYVGSKTQRKAITIKKNETLEWDAELENDKNSLEEVVVSGTLKPVSRLESPVPVEVYKPSYFKKNPTANIFEAMQNVNGVRPQLNCNICNTGDIHINGLEGPYTLVLIDGMPIVSGLSTVYGLSGIPNSLLERIEIVKGPASSLYGSEAVGGLINIITKNPSNAPRFSIDGFSNSWGEVNLDAGFKGNIGKNSSVLLGVNYFNYSNPIDNNHDNFTDVTLQHRISVFQKWNLGRKSNKLFSLAGRYFYEDRWGGEMQWEKKYRGGDEVYGESIYTKRYELLGAYELPVEEKMLFSFSYTDHDQNSVYGNTPYLAQQRIGFGQLTWDKKISNHDLLFGTAIRYQFYNDNTPATSTADKTWIQSIFAQDEIRFNDKHSILLGARYDYNSDHGSIFTPRFAYKFKATDNDIIRLNAGTGFRVVNLFTEEHAALTGSREVVIAEELKPEKSYNANINYLKKIYTENGTYIGLETAAWYTYFTNSILPDYDTDPNKIIYKNLDGHAVTTGVSANLDIVFQNGLKFILGATYMDVSKTENDTKTRQILTEKFSGTWAISYRIPKLFLDIDYTGNVYGPMRLPLLGELDPRKEYSPTWSIQNIQFTYNKIKDVEIYMGIKNLLNWTPNKGNPFIIARANDPFDKNVQYDPQGNVLPTPDNPYALTFDPSYVYGPNQGIRSFFGVRYTLK, from the coding sequence ATGAAAAACATAGCCCTACTGTTTCTAATCTTTTCTTTTCACAACTTTTATGCACAAGAAAAAGGTGCTATTTCCGGAAAAATAACTTCCGAAGGGATTGCAGTTACCGATGCTGATATCAAAATCTTAGGAACAAATTTTGGCACATCCTCAGACAGCTTAGGTAATTATAAAATCGATAATATTCCTGCCGGAAATTATAAGATTCAGGTAGCTTATGTAGGTAGCAAAACACAGAGAAAAGCCATAACCATTAAAAAAAATGAAACCCTGGAATGGGATGCAGAATTGGAAAACGATAAAAATTCTTTGGAAGAAGTCGTTGTAAGCGGCACTTTAAAACCTGTCAGCCGTTTGGAAAGTCCCGTTCCCGTTGAAGTATACAAACCCTCTTATTTCAAGAAAAATCCAACTGCCAATATTTTTGAAGCAATGCAGAACGTGAACGGAGTCCGTCCACAACTCAACTGCAATATCTGCAACACGGGCGATATCCACATTAACGGATTGGAAGGGCCTTATACATTGGTGTTAATTGACGGAATGCCAATCGTTAGCGGACTGTCTACCGTTTACGGATTGTCCGGAATCCCAAATTCGCTGCTAGAACGGATTGAAATCGTAAAAGGCCCGGCATCTTCCTTATACGGAAGCGAGGCGGTTGGCGGCTTAATCAATATTATTACCAAAAATCCGTCCAATGCTCCACGGTTTTCAATAGACGGTTTCAGCAATTCATGGGGCGAAGTCAACCTGGATGCCGGATTCAAAGGAAACATCGGCAAAAACTCTTCCGTTTTATTAGGAGTCAATTATTTCAATTACAGTAATCCGATAGACAACAATCATGATAATTTCACAGACGTTACACTACAGCATCGTATTTCAGTCTTTCAAAAATGGAATTTAGGAAGGAAAAGCAACAAATTGTTTTCGCTGGCCGGTCGTTATTTTTATGAAGACCGATGGGGTGGCGAAATGCAATGGGAGAAAAAATACCGTGGCGGAGACGAAGTCTATGGGGAAAGCATTTATACTAAAAGATATGAACTATTAGGAGCCTATGAACTGCCTGTTGAAGAGAAAATGCTGTTTTCGTTTTCGTATACAGACCATGACCAGAATTCTGTATATGGAAATACGCCCTATTTGGCCCAACAACGTATTGGTTTCGGACAGCTAACCTGGGACAAGAAAATTTCCAACCATGACCTGCTTTTTGGAACAGCTATCCGCTATCAGTTTTACAACGATAATACTCCGGCTACTTCCACTGCCGACAAAACCTGGATTCAGAGCATTTTTGCACAAGATGAAATCAGGTTCAACGATAAACACAGCATACTTCTTGGTGCACGATATGACTATAACAGTGACCACGGTTCTATTTTCACACCCCGTTTTGCTTATAAATTCAAAGCGACTGATAACGATATTATCCGCCTGAATGCCGGAACCGGATTCCGCGTAGTAAACCTGTTCACCGAAGAACATGCCGCCTTAACCGGTTCCAGGGAAGTTGTTATTGCAGAAGAGCTAAAACCGGAAAAATCGTATAATGCCAATATCAATTACCTGAAGAAAATCTATACAGAAAACGGAACCTATATTGGCCTGGAAACGGCAGCCTGGTATACGTATTTCACAAATTCCATCCTGCCTGATTATGATACAGACCCGAATAAAATCATATACAAAAATCTGGATGGTCATGCCGTGACAACAGGAGTTAGTGCTAACTTAGACATTGTTTTCCAAAACGGGCTGAAATTTATTTTGGGAGCTACGTATATGGATGTTTCCAAAACCGAAAACGACACCAAGACAAGACAGATTCTGACTGAAAAGTTTTCGGGAACCTGGGCTATTTCATATCGCATTCCAAAATTGTTTCTCGACATTGACTATACGGGAAATGTCTACGGTCCAATGCGTTTGCCGTTGCTTGGAGAACTCGACCCGAGAAAAGAATACTCGCCAACGTGGAGCATACAAAACATCCAGTTCACTTACAATAAAATAAAAGATGTCGAAATTTATATGGGCATCAAGAACCTATTAAACTGGACGCCAAACAAAGGAAATCCTTTTATTATTGCAAGAGCTAACGACCCTTTTGATAAGAATGTACAATATGACCCGCAGGGAAATGTCCTGCCAACACCAGACAATCCATATGCGTTGACTTTTGACCCAAGTTATGTTTATGGTCCGAATCAAGGCATCCGAAGCTTTTTTGGAGTGCGATATACTTTGAAATAA
- a CDS encoding penicillin-binding protein 1A: MATKKKNNTQQVKDVAYYNKKFWRIFLYTMGGVVLIFLLASWGLFGSMPSFEELENPESNLATEVISSDGETIGKFYNENRTAIKYSDLPKHLVDALVATEDERFYEHSGIDARGTLRAVTSLGTSGGASTITQQLAKMLFHKEGSRFLPFRMIQKVKEWIIATRLERQYTKQEIIAMYFNKADFVNNAVGIRSAAKVYFGKEPRDLKIEEAAVLVGMLKNPSLYNPIKEKRKELVFKRRNTVLGQMVKNNFLEEAAKESLSKKPLVLDYHPESHNEGIATYFREYLRDFMKTWVKNNPKKDGTEYDIYRDGLKIYTTIDSRMQKYAEEAVDAHLANLQQEFFKQAKTNKNAPFIKLSEAETEKLMDRARRASERWRQMSNQGKSESEIIKSFSIKTDMTVFSWKGERDTVMTPNDSIRYYKHFLQTGVMAMEPKTGFVKAWVGGINYKHFQYDHVGQGARQVGSTFKPFVYAAAIEQQGYSPCDSIIDAPYTIPKGRHNVTETWTPRNSNGTYKGMVTLKYALAQSINTVSAKLIDKVGPDAVIDLVKKLGVKSNIPSQPSIALGAVEITVEDMVAAYSTFANQGVYIKPQVITRIEDKNGVVLYEAVPESHDVLNKDIAYAVIKLLEGVTESGSGGRLRTDGGGFGYEMMTGYPYVLRNPIAGKTGTTQNQSDGWFVGMVPNLATGVWVGNEDRSAHFKSITYGQGAVMALPIWGLFMKKCYADKELNVSKEPFERPANLSIKVDCWKPAVKDTTNVDMEEQNTSEFDF, translated from the coding sequence ATGGCAACTAAAAAAAAGAACAATACACAACAGGTTAAGGATGTAGCTTACTACAACAAGAAATTCTGGAGAATATTCCTATATACTATGGGAGGAGTAGTCCTCATTTTCCTATTAGCCTCATGGGGACTCTTTGGTTCAATGCCTTCATTTGAAGAACTTGAAAATCCCGAATCCAATCTGGCAACAGAAGTCATTTCTTCTGATGGGGAGACTATAGGAAAGTTTTATAACGAAAACAGAACTGCTATAAAATACTCTGACCTTCCAAAACATTTGGTTGATGCGTTGGTAGCTACCGAAGATGAACGTTTTTATGAGCATTCGGGTATTGATGCAAGAGGAACTTTAAGAGCCGTAACAAGTTTAGGAACAAGCGGTGGAGCAAGTACGATTACACAGCAATTGGCAAAAATGCTTTTCCACAAAGAAGGTTCCCGATTCCTGCCATTCAGGATGATTCAAAAAGTTAAAGAATGGATTATTGCTACCCGCCTGGAAAGACAGTATACTAAACAGGAAATTATCGCTATGTACTTTAACAAAGCCGACTTTGTTAATAACGCTGTCGGAATCCGTTCTGCGGCTAAAGTATATTTCGGGAAAGAGCCTCGCGATTTAAAAATTGAAGAAGCTGCAGTATTAGTAGGAATGCTTAAAAACCCTTCACTTTACAATCCTATTAAGGAAAAAAGAAAAGAACTGGTCTTTAAAAGAAGAAATACAGTTTTAGGACAAATGGTAAAAAATAACTTTTTGGAAGAAGCCGCAAAAGAATCTTTATCCAAAAAACCACTCGTTTTAGACTACCATCCAGAAAGCCATAACGAAGGAATTGCTACGTATTTCAGAGAATACCTGCGTGATTTCATGAAAACATGGGTGAAAAACAATCCTAAAAAAGACGGAACAGAATACGATATTTATCGAGATGGTCTGAAAATCTATACGACCATCGACTCAAGGATGCAGAAATATGCCGAAGAAGCCGTTGACGCACATTTGGCGAACCTGCAACAAGAGTTCTTCAAACAGGCCAAAACCAACAAAAATGCTCCTTTTATTAAATTATCAGAAGCAGAAACTGAAAAATTAATGGACCGTGCCCGACGAGCTTCAGAGCGTTGGAGACAAATGAGCAATCAAGGGAAAAGCGAAAGCGAAATCATAAAATCATTCAGTATCAAAACAGACATGACCGTATTTTCATGGAAAGGCGAGCGTGATACTGTTATGACGCCTAATGATTCCATCCGATATTACAAGCACTTCCTTCAAACCGGAGTTATGGCTATGGAGCCAAAAACAGGTTTTGTAAAAGCCTGGGTTGGCGGTATCAACTACAAGCATTTCCAATACGACCACGTAGGACAGGGAGCAAGACAGGTAGGTTCTACTTTTAAACCTTTTGTTTATGCAGCAGCAATCGAACAACAGGGTTACTCACCATGTGATTCTATTATTGATGCGCCATATACCATTCCAAAAGGAAGACATAATGTAACCGAAACTTGGACACCGCGAAATTCTAACGGAACCTATAAAGGAATGGTAACGCTCAAATATGCATTGGCACAGTCTATCAATACTGTTTCAGCTAAATTAATTGACAAAGTAGGCCCTGATGCGGTTATCGACCTTGTTAAAAAACTGGGTGTCAAATCAAACATACCATCACAGCCTTCTATTGCCTTAGGAGCCGTTGAAATTACTGTTGAGGACATGGTTGCCGCTTACAGTACTTTTGCCAACCAGGGTGTCTATATAAAGCCTCAGGTAATTACAAGAATCGAGGATAAAAACGGAGTCGTTTTATACGAAGCGGTACCGGAATCTCATGACGTATTAAACAAAGATATTGCTTATGCTGTTATTAAGCTTCTCGAAGGTGTTACTGAATCCGGTTCGGGCGGACGTTTAAGAACAGACGGTGGCGGCTTTGGTTACGAAATGATGACCGGTTATCCGTATGTGCTTAGAAATCCTATTGCAGGAAAAACAGGAACAACTCAAAACCAATCCGACGGTTGGTTTGTGGGTATGGTTCCAAATCTGGCAACCGGCGTATGGGTTGGAAACGAAGACCGTTCTGCACACTTCAAGAGCATCACTTACGGACAGGGAGCCGTTATGGCCTTACCAATCTGGGGATTATTCATGAAGAAGTGTTATGCGGATAAAGAACTGAATGTTTCCAAAGAACCGTTTGAAAGACCGGCCAACCTATCCATAAAAGTAGATTGCTGGAAACCAGCCGTAAAAGACACGACAAATGTCGATATGGAAGAGCAAAACACATCCGAATTTGATTTTTAA
- a CDS encoding CoA transferase subunit A — MINKKVASVSDALKDIQNGQTIMLGGFGLCGIPENSIAELVKLGVTDLTCISNNAGVDDFGLGLLLQKRQIKKMISSYVGENAEFERQMLSGELEVELTPQGTLAEKCRAAQAGIPAFFTPAGYGTEVAEGKEAREFNGKMHIMEEAFKADFSIVKAWKGDEAGNLIFKGTARNFNACMAGAAKITIAEVEELVPAGVLDPNQIHIPGIMVQRIFQGEKFEKRIEQRTVRQKN; from the coding sequence ATGATTAATAAAAAAGTAGCATCTGTTTCTGATGCACTGAAAGATATTCAAAATGGGCAGACCATTATGCTTGGCGGTTTTGGCCTGTGCGGAATTCCGGAAAACAGTATTGCAGAATTAGTAAAACTTGGGGTTACAGATTTGACCTGTATTTCAAACAATGCCGGAGTTGATGATTTCGGATTGGGATTATTGCTCCAAAAACGCCAAATCAAAAAAATGATTTCTTCTTATGTAGGAGAAAATGCCGAGTTTGAGCGCCAGATGCTTTCAGGCGAACTGGAAGTTGAACTGACTCCACAAGGAACGTTGGCTGAAAAATGCCGTGCAGCTCAAGCCGGAATTCCTGCTTTTTTCACACCAGCCGGTTATGGAACAGAAGTTGCTGAAGGGAAAGAAGCGCGCGAATTCAACGGTAAAATGCACATCATGGAAGAAGCTTTCAAAGCTGATTTCTCTATTGTAAAAGCATGGAAAGGCGACGAAGCCGGTAATCTCATCTTTAAAGGAACTGCCAGAAATTTTAATGCCTGTATGGCTGGTGCCGCTAAAATCACCATTGCGGAAGTGGAAGAATTGGTTCCGGCCGGAGTATTGGACCCGAACCAGATTCACATTCCGGGAATCATGGTACAGCGTATTTTCCAGGGCGAAAAATTTGAGAAGAGAATTGAACAACGAACTGTCAGACAAAAAAACTAA
- a CDS encoding BrxA/BrxB family bacilliredoxin: MYPEEMVKPMRAELADAGFEELYSAGAVENAIAKPGTTLVVVNSVCGCAARNARPGAKMSLNGSKKPDHLVTVFAGVDKEAVDAARGFMFPFPPSSPSMALFKDGELVHMLERHHIEGRPAEMIAENLKDAYAEFC, encoded by the coding sequence ATGTATCCAGAAGAAATGGTAAAACCAATGCGTGCTGAATTGGCTGACGCAGGTTTTGAAGAATTATATAGTGCCGGTGCAGTTGAAAACGCAATAGCAAAACCGGGCACCACTTTGGTTGTTGTAAATTCAGTTTGCGGATGCGCTGCAAGAAACGCACGTCCGGGAGCAAAAATGAGTTTGAATGGCAGCAAAAAACCAGACCATTTAGTAACTGTTTTTGCAGGAGTTGATAAGGAAGCTGTAGATGCGGCACGTGGATTCATGTTCCCTTTCCCTCCTTCTTCTCCTAGTATGGCACTTTTCAAAGATGGCGAATTGGTTCACATGTTGGAGCGTCACCATATTGAAGGTCGTCCGGCAGAAATGATTGCTGAGAACCTAAAAGATGCTTACGCAGAATTCTGCTAA
- a CDS encoding lycopene cyclase family protein, producing the protein MKKYDYIFAGAGLSALMTVYQMILSGKFKEKKILLLDADSKNNNDRTWCFWEKPDGDYEHLVHRKWNTAIFSDANFTRDLNLSPYQYKMIQGMDFYQHVFEAISKEHNIEFLQQKIIRFTEENNGILAETETEKFYCDKLFNSILNPQEIVAQKKYPYLQQHFIGWKIKAKEPVFNPEKATFMDFSIAQKGNTRFMYVLPFSKTEALIEYTLFSKELLPENEYENEIQDYFKKLGITNYELIEKEQGAIPMTCYPFWKKNTKNIVHIGSAGGWTKASTGYTFKNATKKSKELVAFLATGNDFRKFHKKTRFWFYDLLLLDILDRKNYLGSQIFSAMFQKGNPAIIFKFLDEETSFVEDIRVISRCPKTPFLQALGKRIGI; encoded by the coding sequence ATGAAAAAGTACGACTACATTTTTGCCGGGGCGGGACTGTCCGCATTGATGACCGTCTACCAGATGATACTTTCCGGAAAATTCAAAGAAAAGAAAATCCTTCTTTTGGATGCCGATTCCAAAAATAACAATGACCGCACCTGGTGCTTTTGGGAAAAACCAGATGGAGATTACGAACACCTTGTCCATAGAAAATGGAATACGGCCATTTTTTCGGATGCAAATTTCACGCGTGATTTAAATCTAAGCCCTTATCAGTACAAGATGATACAGGGAATGGATTTTTACCAACATGTCTTTGAAGCAATTTCAAAAGAACACAATATTGAATTCTTACAGCAAAAGATAATTCGTTTCACAGAAGAAAATAACGGGATTTTGGCAGAAACGGAAACAGAAAAATTCTACTGCGATAAACTTTTCAATAGTATTTTAAATCCACAGGAAATTGTTGCTCAAAAAAAATATCCCTACTTGCAACAGCACTTTATTGGATGGAAAATCAAGGCTAAAGAACCCGTTTTCAATCCGGAAAAAGCCACTTTCATGGATTTCTCAATAGCCCAAAAAGGAAATACGCGATTTATGTATGTATTGCCTTTTTCAAAAACCGAAGCTTTGATAGAATACACTTTATTTTCGAAAGAACTGCTTCCTGAAAATGAATATGAAAACGAAATTCAGGACTATTTCAAAAAATTAGGAATTACAAATTACGAATTGATTGAAAAAGAACAGGGCGCAATTCCAATGACTTGTTATCCTTTTTGGAAAAAAAACACTAAAAACATTGTACACATTGGAAGTGCCGGAGGCTGGACAAAAGCCAGTACCGGCTATACTTTTAAAAATGCCACAAAAAAATCAAAAGAATTGGTTGCTTTTTTGGCAACTGGAAACGATTTTAGAAAATTCCATAAAAAAACAAGGTTTTGGTTTTATGATTTGTTGTTATTAGACATATTGGATAGGAAAAACTACCTCGGAAGCCAAATATTTTCTGCCATGTTTCAAAAAGGAAATCCTGCCATTATTTTTAAATTTCTGGATGAAGAAACTTCATTCGTTGAAGACATACGCGTAATTTCCAGATGCCCAAAAACACCTTTTCTTCAGGCATTAGGCAAAAGAATTGGCATATAA
- a CDS encoding thioredoxin family protein produces MKKWLLILALVTAVPTFAQLKTHTFEEAEKLAAATSKPYVIFIHTDWCKFCKMMENTTFKNKELITALNQNFYFISFDAEDKKEIFFNGTVFKFKPKGNNSGVHELATALAEKNGNTAYPSIVILNSDYSIAAQLQSYINAKDLLQMLRKIR; encoded by the coding sequence ATGAAAAAGTGGCTTCTTATACTAGCATTGGTAACGGCAGTTCCAACTTTTGCCCAACTCAAAACGCACACTTTTGAAGAAGCAGAAAAATTAGCCGCTGCCACTTCCAAACCTTATGTCATTTTTATACATACGGATTGGTGCAAATTCTGCAAGATGATGGAAAACACGACTTTTAAAAACAAAGAACTTATAACAGCCCTGAACCAAAACTTTTATTTTATTTCTTTTGATGCGGAAGATAAAAAGGAAATCTTTTTTAACGGGACCGTTTTTAAATTCAAGCCAAAAGGAAATAATTCCGGCGTTCATGAATTGGCTACGGCATTGGCAGAAAAAAACGGAAACACGGCCTATCCGTCAATTGTTATCCTAAATTCCGATTATTCTATAGCCGCACAGCTCCAATCTTACATAAATGCAAAAGACCTGCTGCAGATGCTGCGTAAAATCCGTTAA